CGTAACAGTTTGTATTGGTATAGGATACTCCGGGTAGTCTGCACTAACTGCTTTTAAAGAAAAAGAAGAATCAACAGAAGGATCATCATTTTGGCAAGAACTTATAATAAGAGTTACTACTACCAATAAAAAACATTTTTTCATACTAATTTTTTTAAATTAAACATGATATTTTGACTACTCTGAATGTTTGAAAGTCTTTTTAAATTATAAAAAGAAACCTCCTCTATACTGTTCCGGAATTTTTAATTATTCTGGTCTCAATAGTATTAGATTTCAAAGGAGCAAAATATCATGTCCGTTTTTTATTGTTAACTTTTTCTTAATATCTAAAAAGAAAATACTTATAATTATTAGTATTTAGTATACCAAATCTTTAAAAAGAATAATTAATTGATAAACTTAAAGTTCGGCCGTTTTTCGCCTTAAACACTTCCTGGTCAATATCCGGATCATACTTATCGGTTGCACCTGCTCCTAAACTATATTGTGATCTGGGGTTAGATCCAACAGGAACATCTTGTATTTTACTGTAGCTGTTTGCATTATTGTAGGTTTCGATACCTTCATCAAACATATTTTTTATACTGAATTTCAGTTCAAGATTTTTCTCTTTAAAAAATTTATAACTCACCTGAGCATCCGTTATAGAATAAGGCTTACGGATTTCTTCGGCTCTATATTCAAACCCCACTAGTATATACTGGTCTCCAAGTGCATTATGTCGAACACTAAATCCTAAACGGTCGCCTACATAATCTAAACCAAGATTATACGTATAAGGCGACTGTCCGTATAATGGTCTGTTTGCTTCATAAAGATCGCCGCTCCCGTCTATTCTTTGGTAAGAGGTTACTTTAGTATCGTTTATGGAGGCATTTCCGTATACAAATAAGTGTTTTAATATATCTCCTTCACCCAAAAAAGAAAGGCTTTTATAAAATTCCAATTCAACTCCCCAAAGTTTAGCTTTATTTGAGTTTATATTATAAATATCTCTAACACCGGAAGCATTTAAGTAACCAACAGCTTCAATTGGGTTATCGATATCTTTGTGATAGACACCAAAAGATAAAATTTCGCCGCCGGAAGGGAACCATTCTAATTTTAAATCATAATTGTCTGCAACGCTCGAAACGATTCCGTCTGTATAGTTATAAATTTTAGCAGAACGGACCGGGTCCCAATATGGAATACTTAAACGTTCTGCAAACTGAGGACGCAATACTGATTTATTGTACCCAAGTCGTACGTTCATTTTATTTGTCGGGCTGATAATTAAACTTGCCGACGGAAGAAACTGCCATAATTTATCATCCTTTTGAACTTGTGAAAATCCATCAGGAGTTTCAGACTGGCTTTGTATTTGTGTGTAAAGATAACTTTCGGCTCTTACTCCCCAAACCAGTCTTACATATTGACCAATTTTATCGTCGAGCATCACAAAAGGAGAATGAATTTTTACATCTCCAATAAATTCATTTCCATATATACCGAATTTCTGCCAGCCAAAACCACCGTAATAATAATTGGAACCATCTAAAAATTTAGACAAAGGCTCAAAAATATCAGCTGTATTAGTATTCTGTCCTACTGTAACCAATTTTACAGATTCCTGTTGATTGGTTGCTTTTTTATAAGTCCCGAAATATCCCGCTTTGAAATCGTTTGTAAATGATTCTCCAAAATTGAAAGTATATTTAAAATTAACAGCCCAGTTATAATCATCTTCATTATTAGAAAAATTGCTTCGGCTGAACGGAGTTCTGTTTCCTTCATTGTAAACGGTATATTTTGTAACAACATCATCACCTACTTTTACCCTTAAAATATCGGCAAATGTAGCGTCTTTGGTATCTTTTACTACACTTCCGTATGCACCATACCAATTTACTTCTAATTTATCAAATTTGTGATTTCCTTCAATTTTATTCTGAATAAAAGTGGTATAAACCGGATAATTAGATTCTGAAGTAATAGGAAGCACACTTCCGTCTAGAATTTCAGCAATACCAACTCCGTCACCCCAGCCCGTAATCTGAGTAAGCTGGCTATTGTAAATATG
This portion of the Flavobacterium gelatinilyticum genome encodes:
- a CDS encoding TonB-dependent receptor, with product MNNEFCRRTALLFWFLLFGFFFGADIAYSQTGTVSVDFKNSSPQKIIDNLKSQTPYQFVYQKDLDLSTPLVTLKKTNVSIDEILADLENLTNLNFKRTDNNIAVNSSAKKKKKGKITGKIVDTNGLSLPGANIKVVETGLGAQSDIDGNYVLDLDAGEYTIEISVISFRTQKITHVKVNDGEETPLVVALEEDAQSLNEVVIIQNYKQATASVEGMLLQQKKAAQFSDGISAEQIARTPDRDVASSLKRITGVTTVNDKFVVVRSMGERWNQAVMDGIALPSTDAAQQNFSFDIIPTSIVESIVVSKSATPDMYANFAGGYVEVKTKDIPKENFTNFSISTSFNSKSAFKERLTRQEGDYDYWGFDDGRRDFPTNHTTLDAPTTEAASGPFIAYSKLFTEDNFSTYKTYGAPGTTLQFGLGRVYKLKDNNKWGFTGSLIFKNTQETLEIEHIERGNFKSNTDFLAENDKNLYSTFTKYGFKNSGNNYSYTSTLGGMFNASIQLDNHKITMRNTAMHIYNSQLTQITGWGDGVGIAEILDGSVLPITSESNYPVYTTFIQNKIEGNHKFDKLEVNWYGAYGSVVKDTKDATFADILRVKVGDDVVTKYTVYNEGNRTPFSRSNFSNNEDDYNWAVNFKYTFNFGESFTNDFKAGYFGTYKKATNQQESVKLVTVGQNTNTADIFEPLSKFLDGSNYYYGGFGWQKFGIYGNEFIGDVKIHSPFVMLDDKIGQYVRLVWGVRAESYLYTQIQSQSETPDGFSQVQKDDKLWQFLPSASLIISPTNKMNVRLGYNKSVLRPQFAERLSIPYWDPVRSAKIYNYTDGIVSSVADNYDLKLEWFPSGGEILSFGVYHKDIDNPIEAVGYLNASGVRDIYNINSNKAKLWGVELEFYKSLSFLGEGDILKHLFVYGNASINDTKVTSYQRIDGSGDLYEANRPLYGQSPYTYNLGLDYVGDRLGFSVRHNALGDQYILVGFEYRAEEIRKPYSITDAQVSYKFFKEKNLELKFSIKNMFDEGIETYNNANSYSKIQDVPVGSNPRSQYSLGAGATDKYDPDIDQEVFKAKNGRTLSLSINYSF